The following proteins are encoded in a genomic region of Pseudomonas saponiphila:
- a CDS encoding superoxide dismutase: MAFELPPLPYAHDALQPHISKETLEYHHDKHHNTYVVNLNNLVPGTEFEGKTLEEIVKTSSGGIFNNAAQVWNHTFYWNCLAPNAGGQPTGALADAINAAFGSFDKFKEEFTKTSVGTFGSGWGWLVKKADGSLALASTIGAGNPLTSGDTPLLTCDVWEHAYYIDYRNVRPKYVEAFWNLVNWKFVAEQFEGKNFVA; the protein is encoded by the coding sequence ATGGCTTTCGAATTGCCGCCGCTGCCTTATGCACACGACGCCCTGCAGCCGCACATTTCCAAGGAAACCCTGGAATACCACCACGACAAGCACCACAACACCTATGTCGTGAACCTGAACAACCTGGTGCCAGGCACCGAGTTCGAAGGCAAGACTCTGGAAGAGATCGTCAAAACCTCTTCGGGCGGCATTTTCAACAACGCAGCCCAGGTCTGGAACCACACTTTCTACTGGAACTGCCTGGCGCCAAACGCCGGCGGCCAACCAACCGGCGCCCTGGCTGATGCCATCAACGCGGCATTCGGTTCGTTCGACAAGTTCAAAGAAGAATTCACCAAGACTTCGGTTGGCACTTTCGGTTCCGGCTGGGGCTGGCTGGTGAAAAAAGCCGACGGTTCCCTGGCCCTGGCCAGCACCATCGGCGCCGGCAACCCGCTGACCAGCGGCGACACCCCGCTGCTGACCTGCGACGTCTGGGAACACGCCTACTACATCGACTACCGCAACGTTCGTCCCAAGTACGTCGAAGCGTTCTGGAACCTGGTCAACTGGAAATTCGTGGCTGAGCAGTTCGAAGGCAAGAACTTCGTCGCTTAA
- a CDS encoding LysE/ArgO family amino acid transporter, whose translation MWQSYVNGLLVAAGLIMAIGTQNAFVLAQSLRREHHLPVAALCVTCDALLVAAGVFGLATVLAQSPMLLAVARWGGAAFLIWYGAQALRRACARQSLQQGEGQTARSLRAVMLSALAVTLLNPHVYLDTVLLIGSLGAQQTEPGAYVVGAASASLLWFFTLALGAAWLAPWLARPSTWRVLDLLVAVMMFSVALQLISAA comes from the coding sequence ATGTGGCAAAGCTATGTCAACGGCCTGTTGGTGGCCGCCGGCCTGATCATGGCCATCGGTACGCAAAACGCTTTCGTCCTGGCCCAGAGTCTGCGCCGTGAGCACCACCTGCCGGTAGCGGCACTGTGCGTCACCTGCGATGCCCTGCTGGTGGCCGCCGGCGTATTCGGCCTAGCCACGGTGCTCGCCCAGAGCCCGATGCTGCTGGCCGTGGCGCGCTGGGGCGGCGCGGCGTTCCTGATCTGGTATGGGGCCCAGGCGCTGCGCCGGGCCTGCGCCAGGCAAAGCCTGCAGCAGGGCGAAGGCCAGACTGCGCGCTCCCTGCGGGCAGTGATGCTCAGCGCCCTGGCGGTAACCCTGCTCAACCCCCACGTGTACCTGGACACCGTGCTGCTGATCGGCTCGCTGGGGGCTCAGCAGACCGAACCGGGCGCCTATGTGGTCGGCGCTGCCAGCGCTTCGCTGCTGTGGTTCTTCACCCTGGCCCTGGGTGCTGCCTGGCTGGCTCCCTGGCTCGCCCGACCGAGCACCTGGAGGGTGCTCGACCTGCTGGTAGCGGTGATGATGTTCAGCGTGGCGTTGCAATTGATCAGCGCTGCATGA
- a CDS encoding ACT domain-containing protein has protein sequence MAGETSLTTLLRSMSPQLNDGEYVFCSLADHSLLQGAEVLGSFREQEGLTVIIQRQEAERLGLVFDYVAAWITLNVHSALEAVGLTAAFAGALGRAGISCNVIAGYYHDHLFVGQADARRAMQVLQQLAAGEEQ, from the coding sequence ATGGCCGGTGAAACTTCCCTCACAACCCTGCTGCGCAGCATGAGCCCGCAGCTCAACGACGGCGAATACGTGTTCTGTAGCCTCGCTGACCACAGCCTGCTGCAGGGCGCCGAGGTGCTGGGCAGCTTTCGCGAACAGGAAGGCCTGACGGTGATCATCCAGCGGCAGGAGGCCGAACGCCTGGGACTGGTCTTCGATTATGTCGCCGCCTGGATCACCCTCAATGTGCATTCGGCACTCGAAGCGGTGGGCCTGACCGCCGCCTTTGCCGGCGCTCTGGGCCGGGCCGGGATCAGTTGCAACGTGATCGCCGGCTACTACCACGATCACCTGTTTGTCGGCCAGGCCGATGCCCGGCGGGCCATGCAGGTGCTGCAGCAACTGGCCGCCGGCGAGGAGCAGTAA
- a CDS encoding LysR family transcriptional regulator ArgP, which yields MFDYKLLSALAAVIEQAGFERAAQVLGLSQSAISQRIKLLEARVGQPVLVRATPPAPTEIGRRLLNHVQQVRLLERDLQSLVPTLDEEGLPERLRIALNADSLATWWAQAVGDFCAEQHLLLDLVVEDQTVGLKRMRAGEVAACVCASERPVAGARSLLLGAMRYRALASPAFIARHFPLGVRAEQLARTPALVFGPDDFLQHRYLASLGVNGGFEHHLCPSSEGFIRLTEAGLGWGLVPELQVREQLQRGSLVELLPDKPIDVPLYWHHWRNGGQLLGLLTEHLARLSAQWLVPWEQP from the coding sequence ATGTTCGACTACAAGCTGCTTTCTGCCCTGGCTGCGGTGATCGAACAGGCAGGTTTCGAGCGGGCGGCCCAGGTGCTGGGGCTGTCGCAGTCGGCGATTTCCCAGCGCATCAAGCTGCTGGAGGCCCGGGTCGGGCAGCCGGTGCTGGTGCGGGCGACACCGCCGGCGCCCACGGAAATCGGCCGGCGCCTGCTCAACCATGTGCAGCAAGTGCGTCTGCTGGAGCGGGACCTGCAAAGCCTGGTGCCGACCCTGGATGAAGAAGGGTTACCGGAGCGCTTGCGCATTGCCCTCAACGCCGACAGCCTGGCCACCTGGTGGGCCCAGGCCGTGGGGGACTTCTGCGCCGAGCAGCACCTGCTGCTGGACCTGGTGGTGGAGGACCAGACCGTGGGCCTCAAGCGCATGCGGGCCGGGGAAGTGGCCGCCTGTGTCTGCGCCAGCGAGCGTCCAGTGGCGGGTGCCCGCAGCCTGCTGCTGGGGGCCATGCGCTACCGGGCCCTGGCCAGCCCGGCATTTATTGCCCGGCACTTTCCCCTGGGCGTGCGTGCCGAGCAACTGGCCCGGACCCCGGCGCTGGTGTTCGGTCCCGACGACTTCCTGCAGCATCGCTACCTCGCTTCCCTGGGCGTCAACGGCGGTTTCGAGCATCATCTGTGCCCGTCATCCGAGGGGTTCATCCGCCTCACCGAAGCCGGTCTAGGCTGGGGCCTGGTGCCCGAGCTGCAGGTTCGCGAGCAACTGCAGCGCGGTTCGCTGGTGGAGCTTTTGCCGGATAAACCCATCGATGTGCCGTTGTACTGGCATCATTGGCGCAACGGCGGGCAACTGCTCGGGTTGTTGACCGAGCACCTGGCCCGTCTATCTGCGCAATGGCTGGTGCCCTGGGAGCAGCCATAA
- a CDS encoding NAD-dependent epimerase/dehydratase family protein — MKILVTGASGFIGGRFARFALEQGLEVRVNGRRAEAVEHLVRRGAQFIPGDLSDADLVRELCRDVDTVVHCAGAVGLWGRYQDFHLGNVLVTENVVEACLKQRVQRLVHLSSPSVYFDGRDHLGLTEEQVPKRFKHPYAATKYLAEQKVFGAQEFGLEVIALRPRFVTGAGDMSIFPRLLKMQRKGRLAIVGNGLNKVDFTSVHNLNEALFSSLQVGGSALGKVYNISNGAPVPLWDVVNYVMRQMQVPQVTRYRSFGLAYSVAALNEGFCKLWPGRPEPTLSRLGMQVMDKNFTLDISRARHYLGYEPKVSLWAALDEFCTWWKAQDIS, encoded by the coding sequence ATGAAGATTCTGGTTACCGGCGCAAGCGGCTTTATCGGCGGGCGCTTTGCTCGCTTTGCCCTTGAGCAGGGCCTGGAGGTGCGGGTCAATGGCCGGCGTGCCGAAGCGGTGGAGCATCTGGTGCGCCGTGGCGCGCAGTTCATCCCGGGCGACTTGAGCGATGCCGATCTGGTCCGCGAGTTGTGCCGCGACGTTGATACCGTGGTGCATTGCGCCGGTGCCGTGGGCCTGTGGGGGCGCTATCAGGACTTCCACCTGGGCAATGTGCTGGTCACCGAGAACGTGGTCGAAGCCTGCCTCAAACAGCGGGTGCAACGCCTGGTGCACCTGTCTTCGCCGTCGGTCTATTTTGATGGTCGCGATCATCTGGGGCTGACCGAGGAACAGGTGCCCAAGCGCTTCAAGCACCCGTATGCGGCCACCAAGTACCTGGCCGAGCAGAAGGTCTTCGGCGCCCAGGAGTTCGGCCTGGAGGTGATTGCCTTGCGCCCGCGCTTTGTCACGGGTGCCGGCGACATGAGTATCTTTCCGCGGCTGTTGAAGATGCAGCGCAAAGGTCGCCTGGCCATCGTCGGCAATGGCCTGAACAAGGTCGACTTCACCAGCGTGCACAACCTTAACGAGGCCCTGTTCAGCAGCCTGCAGGTCGGCGGCTCGGCCCTGGGCAAGGTCTACAACATCAGCAACGGCGCGCCGGTGCCGCTGTGGGACGTGGTCAACTACGTGATGCGCCAGATGCAGGTGCCGCAAGTCACCCGCTATCGCTCCTTTGGCCTGGCCTACAGCGTCGCGGCGCTCAACGAGGGGTTCTGCAAACTCTGGCCCGGGCGCCCGGAGCCCACGCTGTCGCGCCTGGGCATGCAGGTCATGGACAAGAACTTCACCCTGGACATCAGTCGTGCCCGGCATTATCTGGGGTATGAGCCCAAGGTCAGTCTTTGGGCCGCCCTGGATGAGTTCTGCACCTGGTGGAAGGCTCAGGACATAAGCTGA
- a CDS encoding ATPase produces the protein MRNDAHDDFDDVPSLRADPLDDDVFPTTHAARERTTVHSRSTPVVKVKSPSTGPLWALVGALFFAFIGLAWWSFQQISLMEQQLVATQESFARISEEAAGRLQDISGKVVASQTNVTTDSEALKLQIKQLENRLQDQSRQQQGVAGQATDLDKRLAQMSAQTSEQQAANSQLQAQVKALSAELASLKGAQGDAGKLDAQLKSLNADLAALKKQGNPSAAIERLEQELVVLKSEQDNRPAAAQNGASTAEFDAFRGQVTRNINTLQSQIQNLQQQINNRP, from the coding sequence ATGCGTAACGATGCACACGATGACTTCGATGACGTTCCAAGTCTGCGCGCCGATCCCCTCGACGACGATGTCTTCCCCACCACCCATGCTGCCCGCGAACGCACCACCGTGCATTCGCGCAGCACCCCGGTGGTCAAGGTCAAGAGTCCCAGCACTGGTCCTTTGTGGGCACTGGTCGGTGCGCTGTTCTTTGCCTTCATCGGTCTGGCCTGGTGGAGCTTCCAGCAGATCTCGTTGATGGAGCAGCAACTGGTGGCGACCCAGGAAAGCTTCGCCAGGATCAGCGAAGAGGCCGCCGGCCGCTTGCAGGACATTTCCGGCAAGGTGGTGGCCAGCCAGACCAATGTCACCACTGACAGCGAAGCGTTGAAACTGCAGATCAAGCAGTTGGAAAACCGCTTGCAGGACCAGAGCCGACAGCAGCAGGGGGTGGCGGGCCAGGCTACCGACCTGGACAAGCGCCTGGCACAGATGAGTGCCCAGACCAGCGAACAGCAGGCGGCCAACAGCCAGTTGCAGGCCCAGGTAAAAGCCCTGAGTGCTGAGCTGGCGAGCCTCAAGGGCGCCCAGGGCGATGCCGGCAAGCTCGATGCCCAGCTCAAGAGTCTGAATGCCGATCTGGCTGCGCTGAAAAAACAGGGCAACCCGAGCGCCGCCATCGAGCGCCTGGAGCAGGAGCTGGTGGTGCTCAAGAGTGAACAGGACAATCGTCCCGCCGCCGCGCAGAACGGCGCCAGTACTGCCGAGTTCGATGCCTTCCGTGGTCAGGTCACCCGCAACATCAATACCCTGCAAAGCCAGATTCAGAACCTGCAGCAGCAGATCAACAACCGCCCTTGA
- a CDS encoding cache domain-containing protein, which translates to MRRVRKTTWLGWLLCLCIGSLQAAVPAADDGVAARALLEKALRHYHDQGDKAFAAFSRQGEFVDRDRYVFVVDTRGVMLASGGPSSALIGRDVSEVLGPDLRKAFKDALKIPEANGIQQAEYRWQNWADGKIERKHVYFQRIGERILAVGYYLPRASADQAKALLERAATALERDRAGTLKAINDLRGGFLEDDLYVFVVDLDSRRYLAHGTNLRLLNTDFAKVRDPEGKPVGEPILALMARQDQGEYQYRWKNPVTGKVEDKHAFLRKVGRLLVAVGYYSP; encoded by the coding sequence ATGAGGCGAGTGAGGAAAACTACCTGGCTGGGATGGCTGTTGTGCCTATGCATCGGATCGCTGCAGGCGGCGGTACCGGCGGCCGATGATGGAGTGGCGGCCCGCGCGTTGCTGGAAAAGGCCCTGCGCCATTACCACGACCAGGGTGACAAGGCGTTCGCGGCGTTCAGTCGTCAGGGTGAGTTCGTCGATCGTGATCGCTATGTGTTCGTGGTCGATACCCGGGGCGTGATGCTGGCCAGCGGTGGCCCTTCGTCGGCGCTGATTGGCCGTGATGTCTCCGAGGTACTGGGGCCGGACCTGCGCAAGGCGTTCAAGGACGCGCTGAAGATTCCCGAGGCCAATGGCATCCAGCAGGCCGAATACCGCTGGCAGAACTGGGCCGACGGCAAGATCGAGCGCAAGCATGTGTATTTCCAGCGTATCGGCGAGCGCATCCTGGCGGTGGGGTACTACCTGCCACGGGCCTCGGCCGACCAGGCCAAGGCCTTGCTGGAGCGGGCGGCCACGGCCTTGGAACGCGATCGCGCGGGCACCCTCAAAGCCATCAATGATCTGCGGGGCGGGTTTCTCGAAGACGATTTGTATGTGTTCGTGGTCGACCTCGACAGCCGGCGCTATCTGGCCCACGGCACCAACCTGCGGCTGCTCAACACCGATTTCGCCAAGGTCAGGGATCCCGAGGGCAAGCCGGTGGGGGAACCGATCCTGGCGCTCATGGCTCGCCAGGACCAGGGGGAATACCAGTACCGCTGGAAGAATCCGGTGACCGGCAAGGTCGAAGACAAGCACGCCTTTCTGCGCAAGGTGGGCCGGTTGCTGGTGGCGGTGGGGTACTACAGCCCCTGA
- a CDS encoding MDR family MFS transporter produces MTHFQQPVPTKPAIRSVLIALMLAIFLGALDQTIVAVSMPAISAQFKDVSLLAWVISGYMVAMTVAVPIYGKLGDLYGRRRLMLFGMGLFTLASLFCGLAQNMEQLVLARIFQGIGAGGMISVSQAIIGDIVPPRERGRYQGYFSSMYAVASVAGPVLGGYMTEFLSWRWVFLINLPLGLGAWWVAHRTLVGLPVPQRKPIIDYLGTVLLIIGLSALLLGITQVGQGHSWRSAEVLDLLALAVIVLALFVWHERRAREPLLPMHLFANRNALLCWCTIFFTSFQAISLIVLMPLRFQSITGAGADSAALHLLPLAMGLPMGAYCAGRLTSVTGRYKPMILGGALLMPVAILGMALVPPQALLPSSLCMLLCGIASGMQFPTSLVGSQNSVEQRDIGVATSTTNLFRALGGAVGVALMSALLLALLQDSSLAHLSGAGLMGEGSSGNALLEGLNAAPGPAREALRSELLLTFRHLLLVSAGVSLLGLAAAIAMPNRLLRGREDKA; encoded by the coding sequence GTGACTCATTTCCAACAACCCGTCCCGACCAAACCGGCCATCCGCAGCGTGCTGATCGCCCTGATGCTGGCGATCTTTCTCGGCGCCCTGGACCAGACCATCGTCGCTGTCTCCATGCCGGCGATTTCCGCCCAATTCAAGGATGTCAGCCTGCTGGCCTGGGTCATCTCCGGCTACATGGTGGCGATGACCGTGGCCGTGCCGATCTACGGCAAGCTCGGCGATCTCTATGGCCGGCGACGGCTGATGCTGTTCGGCATGGGCCTGTTCACCCTGGCTTCGCTGTTTTGCGGCCTGGCGCAGAACATGGAGCAACTGGTGCTGGCGCGGATCTTCCAGGGCATCGGTGCCGGCGGCATGATCTCGGTAAGTCAGGCGATCATCGGCGACATAGTCCCGCCCCGGGAGCGCGGTCGCTACCAGGGCTACTTCAGCAGCATGTACGCGGTGGCCAGCGTCGCCGGCCCGGTACTGGGCGGCTACATGACTGAGTTTCTCTCCTGGCGCTGGGTGTTTCTGATCAACCTGCCCCTGGGCCTGGGCGCCTGGTGGGTGGCCCATCGCACCCTGGTCGGGCTGCCGGTGCCCCAGCGCAAACCGATCATCGACTACCTCGGCACCGTGCTGCTGATCATCGGCCTCAGCGCCCTGCTGCTGGGCATCACCCAGGTGGGCCAGGGCCACTCCTGGCGCAGTGCCGAGGTGCTCGACCTGCTGGCCCTCGCCGTCATCGTCCTGGCCCTGTTCGTCTGGCATGAACGGCGGGCTCGGGAACCCCTGCTGCCAATGCACCTGTTCGCCAACCGCAATGCGCTGCTGTGCTGGTGCACGATCTTCTTCACCAGCTTCCAGGCCATCTCGCTGATTGTGCTGATGCCGCTGCGCTTCCAGAGCATCACCGGGGCCGGAGCCGACAGCGCCGCCCTGCATCTGCTGCCCTTGGCCATGGGCCTGCCCATGGGCGCCTACTGCGCCGGCCGCCTGACCTCAGTGACCGGCCGCTATAAACCCATGATCTTAGGTGGTGCGCTGCTGATGCCGGTGGCGATTCTCGGCATGGCCCTGGTGCCGCCCCAGGCGCTGCTGCCGAGCAGCCTGTGCATGTTGCTCTGCGGAATCGCCAGCGGCATGCAGTTCCCCACCTCCCTGGTGGGCAGCCAGAATTCGGTGGAGCAGCGGGACATCGGCGTCGCCACCAGCACCACCAACCTGTTTCGCGCCCTGGGCGGTGCGGTGGGCGTGGCGCTGATGTCGGCGCTGCTGCTGGCCTTGCTGCAAGACTCCAGCCTGGCCCATTTAAGCGGCGCCGGGCTGATGGGCGAGGGCTCATCCGGCAACGCCCTGCTGGAAGGTCTGAATGCCGCCCCCGGCCCCGCGCGGGAGGCCTTGCGCAGCGAACTGCTGCTGACCTTCCGGCATCTGCTGCTGGTCAGCGCCGGGGTTTCCCTGCTGGGTCTGGCGGCGGCCATTGCCATGCCCAACCGGCTGTTGCGCGGGCGTGAAGACAAGGCCTGA
- a CDS encoding helix-turn-helix domain-containing protein codes for MNKPALAPIPVFKLYGESLGWPTPDLLHCEPISQRSREHHWEIKPHRHADLCQLLFISRGQAQLQVEGQHRLLDEPLVQVLPPLSVHGFRFSEDIEGFVVTLAAPLVSHLQAQLGPSATALAKSGSYPAGEDAHYLNVQFAALQNEYQGQQPAREMLMHALVSTIVVWVGRRALQCSSASQRPQRAREYFNGFIQLVEAHYREHLKVEDLAQKLGISVSHLNGTCRELAGQPALQIIHQRQLLEAKRLLTYTGMTIYEISDELGFSDPTNFTRLFRRREGISPKVFRDRLKADQAGDDLAPPLT; via the coding sequence ATGAACAAGCCTGCCCTTGCGCCCATTCCCGTGTTCAAACTCTATGGTGAAAGCCTGGGCTGGCCCACCCCGGACCTGCTTCATTGCGAACCCATCAGCCAGCGCAGTCGCGAGCACCATTGGGAAATAAAACCCCATCGACACGCCGACCTCTGCCAGTTGCTGTTTATCAGTCGCGGGCAGGCGCAATTGCAGGTCGAAGGCCAGCACAGGCTGCTGGACGAGCCGCTGGTCCAGGTGTTGCCGCCGCTGTCGGTGCACGGCTTTCGTTTTTCCGAAGACATCGAGGGCTTTGTCGTGACCCTGGCCGCGCCGTTGGTCAGCCATTTGCAAGCTCAACTGGGGCCCTCGGCAACCGCCCTGGCGAAGTCGGGCAGCTATCCGGCCGGGGAGGATGCGCACTACCTGAACGTCCAGTTCGCCGCCCTGCAGAACGAATACCAGGGACAGCAACCTGCCCGGGAAATGCTCATGCATGCGCTGGTGAGCACGATAGTGGTCTGGGTCGGGCGCCGCGCTCTGCAGTGCAGCAGCGCCAGTCAGCGTCCGCAGCGCGCCCGGGAATATTTCAACGGCTTCATCCAGTTGGTCGAGGCCCACTACCGCGAGCATCTGAAGGTCGAGGATCTGGCGCAGAAACTCGGCATCTCGGTGTCGCACCTCAATGGCACCTGTCGTGAGCTGGCCGGGCAACCGGCGCTGCAGATCATCCACCAGCGCCAGTTGCTGGAAGCCAAGCGCCTGCTGACCTACACCGGGATGACCATCTACGAGATCTCCGATGAGCTGGGGTTTTCCGATCCCACCAACTTCACCCGGCTGTTCCGCCGCCGCGAAGGCATCTCGCCCAAGGTGTTCCGTGATCGGCTCAAGGCCGATCAGGCCGGAGACGACCTGGCCCCGCCGCTCACCTGA
- a CDS encoding LysR family transcriptional regulator, protein MDRLQAMRVFVTVVDLGSQSAAADHLDLSRPVVSRYLAELEDWVGARLMHRTTRKLSLTAAGGEILPRCRQMLELSHDMQAAVGEPDDAPRGLLRISVSTSFGQSQLADAMADYVKRYPGVSIDLQMLDRTVNLVDERIDLAIRTSNDLDPNLIARRLTVCRSVICASPAYLREHPAPQRVEELSRHNCLTHSYFGKSLWHFEQDGEQVSVPVQGNISANEASTLLRATMAGAGIAMLPSYQAGEHIKRAELVRLLPHAEPRKMNMYAVYASRKHMPATLRSMLDFLVLRFPQEPLWDVGL, encoded by the coding sequence ATGGATCGTCTCCAAGCAATGCGGGTCTTCGTCACCGTCGTCGACCTGGGCAGCCAGTCGGCTGCCGCCGACCACCTGGACCTGTCGCGTCCCGTGGTTTCACGTTATCTGGCGGAACTGGAAGACTGGGTCGGTGCCCGGTTGATGCACCGCACCACGCGCAAGCTGAGCCTGACCGCCGCCGGTGGCGAGATCCTGCCCCGCTGCCGACAGATGCTGGAGCTGTCCCACGACATGCAGGCGGCGGTCGGCGAGCCTGACGACGCGCCCCGCGGGCTGCTGCGCATCAGCGTCAGTACCTCGTTCGGCCAATCGCAACTGGCCGATGCCATGGCCGACTACGTCAAACGCTATCCGGGCGTGAGCATCGACCTGCAGATGCTCGACCGCACGGTGAACCTGGTGGATGAGCGCATCGACCTGGCCATTCGCACCAGCAATGACCTGGACCCGAACCTGATCGCCCGCCGCCTGACCGTCTGCCGCTCGGTGATCTGCGCGTCCCCGGCCTATCTGCGCGAACACCCGGCGCCGCAACGGGTGGAAGAGTTGAGCCGGCACAACTGCCTGACCCACTCCTACTTCGGCAAGAGCCTGTGGCATTTCGAACAGGACGGCGAGCAGGTGTCAGTGCCGGTACAGGGCAACATCAGCGCCAACGAAGCCAGCACCCTGCTGCGCGCCACCATGGCCGGCGCCGGTATCGCCATGCTCCCCAGCTATCAGGCCGGGGAGCACATCAAGCGCGCGGAGCTGGTGCGCCTGCTGCCCCATGCCGAACCGCGCAAGATGAACATGTACGCGGTCTACGCCTCGCGCAAACACATGCCCGCCACCCTGCGCAGCATGCTGGACTTCCTGGTCTTGAGATTCCCCCAGGAACCGCTCTGGGACGTGGGGCTTTAG
- a CDS encoding MBL fold metallo-hydrolase, which produces MIGFTSFKRLLLATATLGFAAHAAAAEPSLKLDVYNPGANAIFPVTSVLVSGKKDAILVDAQFGKSQAQQLVEKIRASGKHLTTIYISHGDPDYYFGLDTLTAAFPDAKVVASQPTVDHIKATVDGKLAFWGPKMGADVPAKTIVPGVLKGHSLTLEGQKLDVIGLDGKQPDRSFVWIPSIKAVVGGVVVAENIHVWMADTQTPQSHADWLSTLKTIEGLQPKTVIPGHFLGDSARTLAPVHFTADYIKAFDEETTKAKDSAELIAAMKKRYPDLGEDSSLELSAKVAKGEMKW; this is translated from the coding sequence ATGATCGGATTCACCTCATTCAAACGCCTGCTGCTGGCCACCGCCACCCTGGGTTTCGCCGCCCATGCCGCAGCCGCCGAGCCCAGCCTGAAGCTGGATGTCTACAACCCGGGCGCCAATGCCATCTTCCCGGTGACTTCGGTGCTGGTCAGCGGCAAGAAGGACGCGATCCTGGTGGATGCCCAGTTCGGCAAGTCCCAGGCCCAGCAGCTGGTGGAGAAGATTCGCGCCAGCGGCAAACACCTGACCACCATCTACATCAGCCACGGTGACCCGGACTACTACTTCGGCCTCGACACCCTGACCGCCGCCTTCCCCGACGCCAAGGTCGTGGCTTCGCAGCCGACCGTGGATCACATCAAGGCCACGGTGGACGGCAAGCTGGCGTTCTGGGGCCCGAAAATGGGCGCTGACGTGCCGGCCAAGACCATAGTGCCGGGCGTGCTCAAGGGCCACAGCCTGACCCTGGAAGGGCAGAAACTCGACGTTATCGGCCTGGACGGCAAGCAACCGGACCGCAGCTTTGTCTGGATTCCTTCGATCAAGGCCGTTGTCGGTGGTGTGGTGGTCGCGGAAAACATCCACGTGTGGATGGCCGATACTCAGACTCCGCAATCCCATGCGGACTGGCTGAGCACCCTGAAGACCATCGAGGGCTTGCAGCCCAAGACCGTGATCCCTGGGCACTTCCTGGGTGACAGCGCGCGGACCCTGGCCCCGGTGCACTTCACCGCGGACTACATCAAGGCCTTCGACGAGGAAACCACCAAGGCCAAGGATTCCGCCGAGCTGATCGCGGCCATGAAAAAGCGTTACCCGGACCTGGGCGAAGACAGCTCCCTGGAGCTGAGCGCCAAGGTCGCCAAGGGCGAAATGAAGTGGTGA
- a CDS encoding NAD(P)-dependent oxidoreductase encodes MSNIAIIGATGRAGSQLLEEALRRGHSVTAIARNTAKIGQRAGVVTREVDVADSAALQAAVAGHDVVISAAHFSTIPASAIIDPVKKAGVKRLLVVGGAGSLLLPGGIKVIDSPGFPEEYKAEASAGGVYLDTLRKEQEQELDWTFLSPSAEFVEGERTGHFRLGQDDLLVSAEGRSWISFADYAIAMLDEVEKPAHRRQRFTVGY; translated from the coding sequence ATGAGCAACATCGCAATCATTGGCGCCACCGGCCGTGCCGGTAGCCAACTGCTGGAAGAAGCCCTGCGTCGCGGCCATAGCGTCACCGCCATCGCTCGCAACACGGCGAAGATCGGCCAGCGTGCCGGTGTGGTCACCCGCGAAGTGGATGTGGCCGACAGTGCTGCGCTGCAGGCGGCAGTGGCCGGTCACGACGTGGTGATCAGTGCCGCGCATTTTTCCACCATCCCGGCCAGCGCGATCATCGACCCGGTGAAAAAGGCCGGGGTCAAGCGTCTGCTGGTGGTCGGCGGGGCCGGTTCGCTGCTGCTGCCCGGCGGCATCAAGGTCATCGACAGCCCGGGCTTCCCGGAGGAATACAAGGCCGAGGCCAGCGCCGGTGGCGTGTACCTGGACACCTTGCGCAAGGAGCAGGAGCAGGAGCTGGACTGGACCTTCCTCTCGCCGTCGGCGGAATTCGTCGAAGGTGAGCGTACCGGGCACTTCCGCCTGGGCCAGGACGATCTGCTGGTCAGCGCCGAAGGCCGCAGCTGGATCAGCTTTGCCGACTACGCGATTGCCATGCTCGATGAGGTGGAAAAACCGGCTCATCGCCGCCAGCGCTTCACTGTCGGTTACTGA